In one window of Bemisia tabaci chromosome 4, PGI_BMITA_v3 DNA:
- the LOC109040982 gene encoding LOW QUALITY PROTEIN: DNA replication licensing factor Mcm6 (The sequence of the model RefSeq protein was modified relative to this genomic sequence to represent the inferred CDS: deleted 1 base in 1 codon) — MDVRADANLKEKVKDDVGVHCQKIFQDFLEEFREDGVVKYLDGAKELKNEERNTMEVSFEDVEKYNQNLSATIIEEYFRIYPYLCQAVANFVKDHAGETKKNKEFYVSFIDVPTRHKVREMTATKIGTLIRISGQVTRTHPVHPELVSGTFKCLDCQQVIRDVHQEFKFTQPTICTNPICSNRRRFTLDVHNSVFVDFQKVRVQEIPSELPRGSIPRCVEIILRAETVESVQAGDRYDFTGTPIVVPDVGALSMPGARAEPASRHKMGDSNIEGIRGLKSLGVRELNYRMAFLACSVMPTNTRFGGNEMSAEDLTPELMKKQMTEAEWAKIYEMSTDRNLFNNLVSSFFPSIHGNVPVKKGILLMMFGGVPKTTIEGTTLRGDLNCIIVGDPSTAKSQFLKLVAEAYPRAVYTSGKASSAAGLTAAVVRDEESFDFVIEAGALMLANNGICCIDEFDKMDPRDQVAIHEAMEQQTISIAKAGVRATLNAKTSILAAANPIGGRYDRGKSLQQNVALSAPIMSRFDLFFVLIDESNPIVDHTIAQKIVALHQNAEEAPRMYTQEEILRYITFARQFKPRISLEAKEVLVEAYAQLRQRDNRTSGGLSWRITVRQLESLVRLSEAMAKMECSDDVTVRHVEEAKKLLNKSLLRVEQPDVLLDREEDEMDVDEPAEMPSTPAPADQGDGAPETSPEKQAPQKKKLTVSYEEYIAITNMLAAYMRKEEELRTAAGGEGVRRSEVVNWYLEQVEDQIESEDDLVEKKVFIDKILDRLIYHDGVILPLTTDAADDTDPLIVVHPNYVY; from the exons ATGGATGTTAGGGCTGATGCAAATCTAAAAGAAAAGGTCAAGGATGATGTTGGGGTTCACTGTCAGAAGATATTCCAAGATTTTCTCGAGGA ATTTCGAGAGGATGGTGTCGTCAAGTACCTGGATGGAGCAAAAGAGCTCAAGAATGAGGAAAGAAATACGATGGAAGTCAGCTTTGAAGACGTTGAAAAGTACAATCAAAATCTCTCTGCAACAATCATAGAGGAGTATTTTAG AATATACCCTTACTTGTGCCAAGCTGTTGCAAACTTTGTCAAGGATCATGCGGGCGAGACAAAGAAGAACAAAGAGTTCTATGTCAGTTTCATCGATGTTCCAACAAGGCATAAGGTCAGAGAAATGACGGCAACCAAAATTGGTACATTAATCAGGATATCAGGCCAGGTTACCCGTACACATCCTGTGCACCCAGAGCTGGTCTCCGGAACCTTCAAATGTTTGGACTGTCAGCAGGTCATCAGAGACGTTCATCAGGAATTTAAA TTTACGCAGCCCACTATTTGCACCAATCCAATCTGCAGTAATCGGCGTCGATTCACGCTAGATGTCCACAACTCTGTTTTCGTTGATTTTCAGAAGGTCCGTGTTCAAGAAATACCCTCAGAACTGCCTCGTGGTAGTATTCCTCGGTG tgtggaaATAATTCTACGTGCTGAAACTGTTGAAAGTGTGCAAGCTGGAGATAGGTATGATTTCACAGGGACTCCCATCGTAGTGCCAGATGTTGGGGCTCTTTCAATGCCTGGAGCTAGAGCTGAGCCTGCCTCCCGTCATAAAATGGGAGATTCAAATATTGAAGGAATCAGAGGGTTAAAATCTCTAGGAGTTCGAGAACTAAATTACAGAATGGCCTTTCTTGCCTGCTCTGTAATGCCAACAAATACGAGG TTTGGAGGAAATGAAATGTCAGCTGAAGATTTGACTCCGGAATTAATGAAG AAACAAATGACCGAAGCAGAGTGGGCAAAAATTTACGAAATGTCCACGGATCGAAatctttttaacaatctggtGTCAAGTTTTTTCCCTTCCATCCATGGGAATGTTCCCGTCAAAAAAG gAATTTTACTGATGATGTTCGGTGGTGTACCTAAAACAACAATTGAGGGAACCACTTTAAGAGGTGACCTCAATTGTATCATTGTCGGGGACCCTAGTACTGCCAAATCTCAATTTCTGAAGCTG GTTGCCGAAGCATATCCACGTGCAGTTTATACATCCGGGAAAGCCTCTAGTGCAGCTGGTCTAACTGCAGCAGTTGTGCGTGATGAGGAGTCCTTCGACTTTGTCATCGAGGCAGGTGCCCTCATGTTGGCCAATAATGGAATTTGCTGCATTGATGAGTTTGACAAAATGGACCCCAGAGATCAAGTTGCTATCCACGAAGCAATGGAGCAGCAGACCATTTCTATAGCCAAA GCTGGAgtacgagccaccttgaatgcTAAAACCTCTATCTTGGCAGCTGCAAATCCGATCGGTGGAAGGTATGACCGAGGAAAGTCTTTGCAGCAGAATGTAGCTCTTTCAGCACCTATCATGTCCAGGTTTGATCTCTTCTTTGTCCTCATTGATGAGAGTAACCCAATAGTGGATCACACAATAGCACAAAAAATAGTTGCTCTTCATCAAAATGCCGAAGAAGCCCCCAGGATGTACACTCAAGAGGAAATCCTGAGGTATATCACTTTTGCTCGGCAATTCAAACCAAGAATCAGTTTG gaAGCCAAAGAAGTGTTGGTTGAAGCATACGCGCAACTAAGGCAGAGAGACAACCGAACAAGTGGAGGTTTATCATGGCGCATAACAGTACGACAGTTAGAATCTTTGGTTCGACTTTCGGAAGCTATGGCAAAAATGGAATGCTCAGACGATGTCACTGTTAGGCATGTTGAGGAGGCCAAGAAATTGCTCAACAAATCTCTTTTACGAGTTGAACAGCCAGATGTCTTACTGGACAGAGAAGAAGATGAAATGGATGTGGACGAACCGGCTGAGATGCCCTCAACTCCAGCACCTGCTG ACCAGGGTGATGGGGCACCCGAAACAAGTCCAGAGAAACAAGCGCCACAGAAGAAGAAACTGACAGTTTCTTATGAAGAGTACATAGCAATTACAAATATGTTAGCAGCGTACATGCGTAAAGAAGAGGAGCTGAGGACGGCTGCAGGAGGTGAAGGAGTGCGGCGCAGTGAAGTTGTTAATTGGTACCTGGAGCAAGTTGAAGATCAAATCGAATCTGAGGATGATCtagtagaaaaaaaagttttcattgaTAAAATTCTGGATCGGCTAATATATCAT gatGGAGTAATTCTTCCACTGACAACCGATGCAGCTGATGACACAGATCCATTGATAGTTGTGCATCCAAACTACGTGTACTGA
- the LOC109040965 gene encoding uncharacterized protein isoform X1 has protein sequence MTSFHDFLRGVFGLNRHNSDQNQPNRSESGVPSDFTNSLWQNQEDDVTEEQLRRGPMIGFHIFTNPVEIHRYFEKQLDEFMKGFQQSGFGDDFGEIGSTLDTFFGDFNGSIPNGSGKFEVPQLKEKIQPSEDKDLRNFYLKPEFKSPSNGVEDFRDTDLDGKIDPKDVGEILSRPSDSFSSIFDPFSSETHPRISMFGKMVTSKTIRHPDGTVETQKTVKESQGKEEKITTFQKGDQTYSITILQDADGEEKRFENFINIDEGI, from the exons ATGACTTCTTTTCACGACTTTCTTCGTGGTGTATTTGGATTGAACAGACATAACTCTGATCAAAATCAACCAAA taGATCTGAAAGTGGTGTACCAAGCGATTTCACAAATTCTCTATGGCAGAATCAGGAAGATGATGTCACTGAAGAGCAACTCAg GAGAGGTCCAATGATTGGTTTTCACATTTTCACAAATCCTGTAGAGATACATCGTTACTTTGAAAAGCAGCTCGATGAATTCATGAAAGGTTTCCAACAAAGTGGTTTTGGCGATG ACTTTGGTGAAATAGGCTCCACTTTGGATACTTTCTTCGGTGATTTCAACGGCTCTATTCCAAATGGCTCTGGCAAATTTGAGGTGCCTcaactaaaggagaaaatacaACCATCTGAAGATAAGGATTTGCGAAACTTTTATTTGAAGCCAGAATTTAAATCCCCAAGTAATGGTGTAGAAGACTTTAGAGATACTGATTTAGATGGAAA AATTGACCCCAAAGATGTTGGAGAAATTCTTTCAAGGCCATCAGATTCTTTCAGCTCTATATTTGATCCTTTCTCCTCGGAGACGCATCCACGCATATCAATGTTTGGTAAAATGGTGACAAGTAAAACCATCCGCCATCCTGATGGG ACGGTTGAAACTCAGAAGACAGTGAAAGAAAGTCaagggaaagaagaaaagatcaCAACTTTTCAAAAAGGAGACCAAACTTACTCAATCACTATCCTTCAGGATGCAGATGGTGAAGAAaagcgttttgaaaatttcatcaacaTTGATGAAGGTATTTAA
- the LOC140224538 gene encoding uncharacterized protein: MFGKMVTSKTIRHPDGTVETQKTVKESQGKEEKITTFQKGDQTYSITILKDADGEEKRFENFINIDEDKIEDFKKNFDSNKPMLPRPDENPSSLLGPPAGRSDDLSYWFNKFFKN; the protein is encoded by the exons ATGTTTGGTAAAATGGTGACAAGTAAAACCATCCGCCATCCTGATGGG ACGGTTGAAACTCAGAAGACAGTGAAAGAAAGTCaagggaaagaagaaaagatcaCAACTTTTCAAAAAGGAGACCAAACTTACTCAATCACTATCCTGAAGGATGCAGATGGTGAAGAAaagcgttttgaaaatttcatcaacaTTGATGAAG aTAAAATTGAGGACTTTAAAAAGAATTTCGATAGCAACAAACCCATGCTTCCTCGTCCTGACGAAAATCCTAGTAGTCTACTCGGCCCTCCCGCTGGCAGATCTGATGATCTCTCATACTGGTTCAAcaagtttttcaagaattaa
- the LOC109040965 gene encoding uncharacterized protein isoform X2 — protein sequence MTSFHDFLRGVFGLNRHNSDQNQPKSESGVPSDFTNSLWQNQEDDVTEEQLRRGPMIGFHIFTNPVEIHRYFEKQLDEFMKGFQQSGFGDDFGEIGSTLDTFFGDFNGSIPNGSGKFEVPQLKEKIQPSEDKDLRNFYLKPEFKSPSNGVEDFRDTDLDGKIDPKDVGEILSRPSDSFSSIFDPFSSETHPRISMFGKMVTSKTIRHPDGTVETQKTVKESQGKEEKITTFQKGDQTYSITILQDADGEEKRFENFINIDEGI from the exons ATGACTTCTTTTCACGACTTTCTTCGTGGTGTATTTGGATTGAACAGACATAACTCTGATCAAAATCAACCAAA ATCTGAAAGTGGTGTACCAAGCGATTTCACAAATTCTCTATGGCAGAATCAGGAAGATGATGTCACTGAAGAGCAACTCAg GAGAGGTCCAATGATTGGTTTTCACATTTTCACAAATCCTGTAGAGATACATCGTTACTTTGAAAAGCAGCTCGATGAATTCATGAAAGGTTTCCAACAAAGTGGTTTTGGCGATG ACTTTGGTGAAATAGGCTCCACTTTGGATACTTTCTTCGGTGATTTCAACGGCTCTATTCCAAATGGCTCTGGCAAATTTGAGGTGCCTcaactaaaggagaaaatacaACCATCTGAAGATAAGGATTTGCGAAACTTTTATTTGAAGCCAGAATTTAAATCCCCAAGTAATGGTGTAGAAGACTTTAGAGATACTGATTTAGATGGAAA AATTGACCCCAAAGATGTTGGAGAAATTCTTTCAAGGCCATCAGATTCTTTCAGCTCTATATTTGATCCTTTCTCCTCGGAGACGCATCCACGCATATCAATGTTTGGTAAAATGGTGACAAGTAAAACCATCCGCCATCCTGATGGG ACGGTTGAAACTCAGAAGACAGTGAAAGAAAGTCaagggaaagaagaaaagatcaCAACTTTTCAAAAAGGAGACCAAACTTACTCAATCACTATCCTTCAGGATGCAGATGGTGAAGAAaagcgttttgaaaatttcatcaacaTTGATGAAGGTATTTAA